The proteins below come from a single Fodinicola acaciae genomic window:
- a CDS encoding TetR/AcrR family transcriptional regulator, giving the protein MDSSLHEPEDLTARARIRDAAMRQFGELGFDRATLRGIAEAAGVSYGLVRHHFGSKESLRDACDTYLARTVERINEQVRTDAAPGQVNYVAVAGAAFGPYRAYVVRALVEGRAAPFFDTLVDLSAQWLAEDDRRRTTPADSPREARATVAAAMALSVSLLQEHVSRRLGVDVFSAEGEHLLARVLLDLYSHPYLSEAEAAAIRSRLPHPEGDHD; this is encoded by the coding sequence ATGGACAGTTCGTTGCATGAGCCGGAGGACCTGACGGCGCGCGCGCGGATCCGCGACGCGGCGATGCGGCAGTTTGGCGAGCTCGGCTTCGACCGCGCGACGCTGCGCGGCATCGCGGAGGCAGCCGGAGTGTCGTATGGCCTGGTCAGGCACCATTTCGGATCGAAGGAGTCGCTGCGCGACGCCTGCGACACGTATCTGGCCAGGACAGTCGAACGCATCAACGAGCAGGTCAGGACCGACGCGGCGCCGGGCCAGGTCAACTACGTCGCGGTGGCCGGCGCGGCTTTCGGTCCGTATCGCGCGTACGTCGTGCGTGCGCTCGTCGAAGGCCGAGCGGCGCCGTTCTTCGACACGCTGGTCGATCTGAGCGCGCAGTGGCTGGCGGAGGACGACCGCAGGCGTACGACGCCGGCCGACTCACCGCGCGAGGCACGCGCGACCGTCGCCGCGGCGATGGCACTTTCCGTGTCGCTGCTGCAGGAACACGTCTCGCGCCGGCTCGGTGTCGACGTGTTCAGCGCGGAAGGCGAGCACCTGCTCGCGCGCGTTTTGCTCGATCTCTACTCCCATCCCTATCTCAGCGAAGCCGAGGCCGCGGCCATCCGGTCGCGCCTCCCGCACCCAGAAGGCGACCATGACTGA
- a CDS encoding FHA domain-containing protein translates to MTLVPGSLSVAGGITAAPADGTVVRFGRNRPEVDICVGEDDLQVSRVHGLLTCRDGHWWLDVVGRTPIRLPGSVLLHSDADPVPLPTGYTPLVLQGSRGREHQLELYVAGAKGRRPPSLPANETEEPRRWRLMPTERLVLVVLAQRYLRNDRHPQPLSRQQIALELAELQPEIGWTVKKVEHYVSTVRNRLSRSGVFGLRRDEVGEPVGMTLAANLVHELLNSSSLLPTDLELLNEAAD, encoded by the coding sequence GTGACTTTGGTCCCAGGATCACTCAGCGTGGCCGGCGGCATCACCGCCGCGCCGGCGGACGGGACGGTGGTCCGGTTCGGCCGCAACCGGCCGGAGGTCGACATCTGCGTCGGCGAGGACGACCTGCAGGTCAGTCGCGTGCACGGCCTGCTGACCTGCCGCGACGGCCACTGGTGGCTGGACGTGGTCGGCCGTACGCCGATCCGGTTGCCAGGCTCGGTGCTGCTGCACAGCGACGCCGATCCGGTGCCGCTGCCGACCGGCTACACACCGTTGGTGTTGCAGGGTTCGCGCGGTCGCGAGCACCAGCTGGAGTTGTACGTCGCCGGCGCGAAAGGCCGCCGGCCGCCGTCGCTGCCGGCCAACGAGACCGAGGAGCCGAGGCGCTGGCGGCTCATGCCGACCGAGCGGCTGGTGCTGGTCGTGCTCGCACAGCGCTATCTACGGAATGACCGGCATCCGCAGCCGCTGTCCCGCCAGCAGATCGCGCTGGAGCTGGCCGAGCTCCAACCGGAGATTGGCTGGACGGTGAAGAAGGTGGAGCACTACGTCTCGACCGTACGCAACCGGCTGTCGCGCAGCGGTGTCTTCGGCCTGCGGCGCGACGAGGTCGGCGAGCCGGTCGGCATGACGCTGGCCGCCAACCTGGTGCACGAGCTGCTCAACTCCTCCAGCCTGCTGCCGACCGACCTCGAGCTTCTCAACGAGGCAGCCGACTGA